The Mytilus trossulus isolate FHL-02 chromosome 3, PNRI_Mtr1.1.1.hap1, whole genome shotgun sequence genome contains a region encoding:
- the LOC134712187 gene encoding spermatogenesis-associated protein 17-like isoform X1, giving the protein MAAMVRLLRQTDQIVEDSYERKNEAELQRQREYLSSVKIQANFRGSQVRSYFTHLNNCATVIQKSWRGYVGRQSFRVIVKNSVLIMKLNHFNAMATQVQKIWRGYYVRKYVYNYYSQKRYLEALIVKNAIVRSELEDYTEQQENLRRRQTEHEERKLNEFLARKNHHLISTEVIPGIYNSPFNPYPSEQEFLLRSVAPLKHEKTKKIGHSYDPTCRSYECPKPKALPPIVVKPQGPFRDPTEVQKQRYKGFQPTLRVATSFTSLEEARQILKAEEWVTRLNDDIFQPFKRRDRKYEPLLHSTSKFGHLPFGTKYYREEFLDKHITPKQIPLLKPSTKPFKTLVPPIPMFDRLNDTYSQGQV; this is encoded by the exons ATGGCGGCTATGGTCAGATTGCTGCGGCAGACTGACCAAATCGTTGAAGATTCGTACGAAAGGAAAAA TGAGGCTGAACTGCAGAGACAGAGAGAATATTTATCATCTGTTAAAATTCAAGCCAATTTTAGAGGATCTCAAGTACGATCATACTTCAC acaCTTAAATAACTGTGCTACAGTAATACAAAAGAGCTGGAGAGGGTATGTTGGAAGACAGTCTTTCAGAGTTATTGTGAAG aacagTGTATTGATTATGAAACTGAACCATTTCAATGCTATGGCAACTCAG gtaCAAAAGATATGGAGAGGATATTACGTTAGGAAATATGTGTATAACTATTACAGTCAAAAGAGATATCTGGAAGCACTTATTGTTAAGAATGCTATAGTGAG gAGTGAACTAGAAGACTATACAGAACAGCAAGAAAACTTaagaagaagacaaacagaacatgaagaaagaaaattaaatgaatttttgGCCCGTAAAAATCATCATCTCATCAGTACAGAAGTTATTCCAGGAATCTATAATTCACCATTCAACCC ttATCCATCAGAGCAAGAATTCTTATTGAGAAGTGTAGCACCACTTAAACATGAGAAGACAAAGAAAATAGGACATTCATATGATCCTACATGTAGAAGCTACGAATGTCCAAAACCTAAAGCATTGCCACCTATAGTTGTGAAACCCCAG GGTCCATTCAGAGATCCAACAGAAGTACAGAAACAGAGGTACAAAGGATTCCAGCCAACATTACGTGTAGCTACATCATTTACATCACTAGAAGAAGCCAGACAAATCTTGAAAGCAGAGGAATGGGTCACAAGACTTAATGATGATAT ATTTCAACCGTTTAAAAGAAGAGATCGTAAATACGAGCCACTGTTACACTCAACTTCCAAATTTGGTCATTTGCCATTTGGaacaaaatattacagagaAGAATTTCTTGATAAACATATAACACCAAAG CAAATACCTCTATTAAAACCATCTACAAAG
- the LOC134712187 gene encoding spermatogenesis-associated protein 17-like isoform X2 — MAAMVRLLRQTDQIVEDSYERKNEAELQRQREYLSSVKIQANFRGSQVRSYFTHLNNCATVIQKSWRGYVGRQSFRVIVKNSVLIMKLNHFNAMATQVQKIWRGYYVRKYVYNYYSQKRYLEALIVKNAIVRSELEDYTEQQENLRRRQTEHEERKLNEFLARKNHHLISTEVIPGIYNSPFNPYPSEQEFLLRSVAPLKHEKTKKIGHSYDPTCRSYECPKPKALPPIVVKPQGPFRDPTEVQKQRYKGFQPTLRVATSFTSLEEARQILKAEEWVTRLNDDIFQPFKRRDRKYEPLLHSTSKFGHLPFGTKYYREEFLDKHITPKPFKTLVPPIPMFDRLNDTYSQGQV, encoded by the exons ATGGCGGCTATGGTCAGATTGCTGCGGCAGACTGACCAAATCGTTGAAGATTCGTACGAAAGGAAAAA TGAGGCTGAACTGCAGAGACAGAGAGAATATTTATCATCTGTTAAAATTCAAGCCAATTTTAGAGGATCTCAAGTACGATCATACTTCAC acaCTTAAATAACTGTGCTACAGTAATACAAAAGAGCTGGAGAGGGTATGTTGGAAGACAGTCTTTCAGAGTTATTGTGAAG aacagTGTATTGATTATGAAACTGAACCATTTCAATGCTATGGCAACTCAG gtaCAAAAGATATGGAGAGGATATTACGTTAGGAAATATGTGTATAACTATTACAGTCAAAAGAGATATCTGGAAGCACTTATTGTTAAGAATGCTATAGTGAG gAGTGAACTAGAAGACTATACAGAACAGCAAGAAAACTTaagaagaagacaaacagaacatgaagaaagaaaattaaatgaatttttgGCCCGTAAAAATCATCATCTCATCAGTACAGAAGTTATTCCAGGAATCTATAATTCACCATTCAACCC ttATCCATCAGAGCAAGAATTCTTATTGAGAAGTGTAGCACCACTTAAACATGAGAAGACAAAGAAAATAGGACATTCATATGATCCTACATGTAGAAGCTACGAATGTCCAAAACCTAAAGCATTGCCACCTATAGTTGTGAAACCCCAG GGTCCATTCAGAGATCCAACAGAAGTACAGAAACAGAGGTACAAAGGATTCCAGCCAACATTACGTGTAGCTACATCATTTACATCACTAGAAGAAGCCAGACAAATCTTGAAAGCAGAGGAATGGGTCACAAGACTTAATGATGATAT ATTTCAACCGTTTAAAAGAAGAGATCGTAAATACGAGCCACTGTTACACTCAACTTCCAAATTTGGTCATTTGCCATTTGGaacaaaatattacagagaAGAATTTCTTGATAAACATATAACACCAAAG